Proteins from a genomic interval of Gadus morhua chromosome 21, gadMor3.0, whole genome shotgun sequence:
- the capn3b gene encoding calpain-3b isoform X3, producing MQMAEPRVDPEGEGRLPERTMVIEVVEERTNLETEALVGPEGKLDYPPVGSNSIYAAILSRNETVKDAKRLKTFLELRDKYVHKKVLFEDPLFPADDSSLYYSCKSPMKFEWKRPTEICGNPHFIIDGANRSDICQGELGDCWLLAAIACLTLNEKLLYRVIPPDQSFTENYAGIFHFQFWRYGEWIDVIIDDRIPTFNDKLVFTKSFRKNEYWSALLEKAYAKLHGSYEALKGGNTLEAMEDFTGGVTEYFDLLEAPKDLYSIMKKALERGSLMGCSIDVMGQGQMESRTSQGLVQGHAYSVIGLAECDEKGTDSQIRLVRLRNPWGWVLWKGRWCADSKEWSTISTADKENLLKQTIQESEFWISFEDFKKCYSKLEMCNLTPDTLRGDERNSWSVAVNEGRWVRGSSAGGCRNFPDTYWTNPQYRMLLYEEDDDPEDGKRACTVVVALMQKGRRKERSKGASLYTIGFSIYEVPKEMHGCQQHLGKEFFLYTKSTAKCQSYINLREITERFRLPPGEYVVIPTTFKPHNEGEFILRVFSEKRSTSEEVEEEIGSDEIQPIVFVSDRAKANKEIEHSGIPGEKKKKKQPERTEEETEEDKTFRAIYRQIAGEDMQICASELKVVMKRVLEKHNQIKTEGFSLETCRSMIALMDTDGTGKLNLQEFKHLWNKIKQWQLIFRMYDKDKSCTISSFEMRNAVNDAGFHLNKQLYDILAMRYADERNNIDFDSFICCFVRLEGMFRAFHAFDKDGDGLIKLNVLEWLQLTMYS from the exons ATGCAAATGGCAGAGCCACGAGTGGATccggagggagaagggaggctTCCAGAAAGGACTATGGTCATAGAGGTGGTTGAAGAGAGAACCAACCTGGAGACGGAGGCACTAGTTGGGCCTGAAGGGAAACTGGACTATCCTCCTGTGGGGTCCAACTCAATTTACGCTGCCATCCTCAGCAGGAACGAGACCGTCAAAGATGCCAAGCGGCTGAAGACTTTTCTGGAACTGCGGGACAAGTATGTGCACAAGAAAGTGCTGTTTGAAGACCCCCTGTTCCCTGCAGACGACTCTTCTCTGTATTACAGTTGTAAAAGCCCCATGAAGTTTGAATGGAAGCGTCCAACG GAAATCTGTGGAAATCCCCACTTCATCATAGATGGAGCCAACAGATCAGATATCTGTCAAGGAGAATTAG GGGACTGCTGGCTCCTGGCTGCCATCGCGTGTCTGACTCTGAACGAGAAGCTGCTGTACAGGGTCATCCCTCCGGACCAGAGCTTCACTGAGAACTATGCCGGCATCTTCCACTTCCAG TTCTGGCGCTACGGCGAATGGATTGACGTCATCATTGACGACCGCATCCCCACCTTCAACGACAAGCTGGTGTTCACCAAATCCTTCCGGAAGAATGAATACTGGAGCGCTCTCCTGGAGAAAGCGTACGCCAA ATTGCACGGCTCCTACGAGGCTCTGAAAGGTGGCAACACGCTGGAGGCCATGGAGGACTTCACGGGGGGCGTGACCGAGTACTTTGACCTGTTGGAGGCCCCCAAGGACCTGTACTCTATCATGAAGAAGGCCCTGGAGAGGGGCTCACTCATGGGCTGCTCCATAGAC GTGATGGGACAAGGCCAGATGGAAAGCCGCACTTCTCAAGGACTAGTGCAAGGGCATGCCTACTCTGTTATAGGTCTGGCAGAG TGTGATGAAAAGGGAACCGACTCCCAGATCCGTCTCGTTCGGTTGCGTAACCCCTGGGGCTGGGTGCTCTGGAAGGGACGGTGGTGTGCAGA TTCCAAAGAGTGGTCCACCATATCCACTGCTGACAAAGAAAATCTACTGAAGCAGACCATACAGGAAAGTGAGTTCTG GATATCCTTTGAGGACTTCAAGAAGTGCTACTCCAAGCTGGAGATGTGTAACCTCACCCCCGACACCCTGCGTGGCGACGAGAGGAACAGCTGGAGCGTGGCGGTGAACGAGGGCCGCTGGGTGAGAGGCAGCTCCGCGGGGGGCTGCAGGAACTTCCCAG ACACATACTGGACCAACCCCCAGTACCGCATGCTGCTGtacgaggaggacgacgacccCGAGGACGGGAAGAGGGCGTGCACGGTGGTGGTGGCTCTGATGCAGAAGGGCCGCCGAAAGGAGCGCAGCAAGGGGGCAAGCCTCTACACCATCGGCTTCTCCATCTACGAG GTGCCAAAGGAG ATGCATGGCTGCCAACAACATCTGGGAAAAGAATTCTTCCTCTACACCAAGTCCACGGCCAAGTGCCAGTCCTACATCAACCTGCGGGAGATCACCGAGCGCTTCCGCCTGCCCCCCGGGGAGTACGTGGTCATCCCCACGACCTTTAAACCCCACAATGAGGGGGAGTTCATCCTCAGAGTGTTCTCTGAGAAGAGGAGCACCTCTGA GGAGGTCGAAGAGGAGATTGGATCTGATGAAATACAG CCCATCGTGTTTGTGTCAGACCGAGCGAAGGCCAACAAGGAGATTGAGCACAGCGGCATTccgggggagaagaagaagaagaag CAGCCTGAACGAACCGAGGAGGAGACTGAGGAGGACAAAACCTTCAGGGCCATTTACAGACAGATCGCTGGTGAG gaCATGCAAATCTGTGCCAGTGAGCTCAAAGTTGTCATGAAGAGGGTGCTGGAAAAAC ACAACCAGATAAAGACGGAGGGCTTCAGCCTGGAGACGTGTCGGAGCATGATCGCCCTGATGGAC ACTGATGGCACTGGAAAGCTGAATCTACAAGAATTCAAACACTTGTGGAATAAAATCAAACAGTGGCAG CTCATCTTCAGAATGTACGACAAAGACAAATCCTGCACCATCAGTAGCTTCGAAATGAGGAACGCTGTGAATGATGCCG GTTTCCACCTCAATAAGCAGTTGTACGACATATTAGCCATGCGCTATGCAGACGAACGCAACAACATTGACTTTGACAGCTTCATCTGCTGTTTTGTGAGGCTAGAAGGAATGTTCA GGGCCTTCCATGCGTTTGACAAAGACGGAGATGGTTTGATCAAGCTCAACGTCCTAGAG TGGCTTCAGCTGACCATGTATTCATAG
- the capn3b gene encoding calpain-3b isoform X5 — protein sequence MCNLTPDTLRGDERNSWSVAVNEGRWVRGSSAGGCRNFPDTYWTNPQYRMLLYEEDDDPEDGKRACTVVVALMQKGRRKERSKGASLYTIGFSIYEVPKEMHGCQQHLGKEFFLYTKSTAKCQSYINLREITERFRLPPGEYVVIPTTFKPHNEGEFILRVFSEKRSTSEEVEEEIGSDEIQPGKKQIEKPIVFVSDRAKANKEIEHSGIPGEKKKKKQPERTEEETEEDKTFRAIYRQIAGEDMQICASELKVVMKRVLEKHNQIKTEGFSLETCRSMIALMDTDGTGKLNLQEFKHLWNKIKQWQLIFRMYDKDKSCTISSFEMRNAVNDAGFHLNKQLYDILAMRYADERNNIDFDSFICCFVRLEGMFRAFHAFDKDGDGLIKLNVLEWLQLTMYS from the exons ATGTGTAACCTCACCCCCGACACCCTGCGTGGCGACGAGAGGAACAGCTGGAGCGTGGCGGTGAACGAGGGCCGCTGGGTGAGAGGCAGCTCCGCGGGGGGCTGCAGGAACTTCCCAG ACACATACTGGACCAACCCCCAGTACCGCATGCTGCTGtacgaggaggacgacgacccCGAGGACGGGAAGAGGGCGTGCACGGTGGTGGTGGCTCTGATGCAGAAGGGCCGCCGAAAGGAGCGCAGCAAGGGGGCAAGCCTCTACACCATCGGCTTCTCCATCTACGAG GTGCCAAAGGAG ATGCATGGCTGCCAACAACATCTGGGAAAAGAATTCTTCCTCTACACCAAGTCCACGGCCAAGTGCCAGTCCTACATCAACCTGCGGGAGATCACCGAGCGCTTCCGCCTGCCCCCCGGGGAGTACGTGGTCATCCCCACGACCTTTAAACCCCACAATGAGGGGGAGTTCATCCTCAGAGTGTTCTCTGAGAAGAGGAGCACCTCTGA GGAGGTCGAAGAGGAGATTGGATCTGATGAAATACAG CCAGGGAAGAAACAGATAGAAAAG CCCATCGTGTTTGTGTCAGACCGAGCGAAGGCCAACAAGGAGATTGAGCACAGCGGCATTccgggggagaagaagaagaagaag CAGCCTGAACGAACCGAGGAGGAGACTGAGGAGGACAAAACCTTCAGGGCCATTTACAGACAGATCGCTGGTGAG gaCATGCAAATCTGTGCCAGTGAGCTCAAAGTTGTCATGAAGAGGGTGCTGGAAAAAC ACAACCAGATAAAGACGGAGGGCTTCAGCCTGGAGACGTGTCGGAGCATGATCGCCCTGATGGAC ACTGATGGCACTGGAAAGCTGAATCTACAAGAATTCAAACACTTGTGGAATAAAATCAAACAGTGGCAG CTCATCTTCAGAATGTACGACAAAGACAAATCCTGCACCATCAGTAGCTTCGAAATGAGGAACGCTGTGAATGATGCCG GTTTCCACCTCAATAAGCAGTTGTACGACATATTAGCCATGCGCTATGCAGACGAACGCAACAACATTGACTTTGACAGCTTCATCTGCTGTTTTGTGAGGCTAGAAGGAATGTTCA GGGCCTTCCATGCGTTTGACAAAGACGGAGATGGTTTGATCAAGCTCAACGTCCTAGAG TGGCTTCAGCTGACCATGTATTCATAG
- the capn3b gene encoding calpain-3b isoform X4, giving the protein MQMAEPRVDPEGEGRLPERTMVIEVVEERTNLETEALVGPEGKLDYPPVGSNSIYAAILSRNETVKDAKRLKTFLELRDKYVHKKVLFEDPLFPADDSSLYYSCKSPMKFEWKRPTEICGNPHFIIDGANRSDICQGELGDCWLLAAIACLTLNEKLLYRVIPPDQSFTENYAGIFHFQFWRYGEWIDVIIDDRIPTFNDKLVFTKSFRKNEYWSALLEKAYAKLHGSYEALKGGNTLEAMEDFTGGVTEYFDLLEAPKDLYSIMKKALERGSLMGCSIDVMGQGQMESRTSQGLVQGHAYSVIGLAECDEKGTDSQIRLVRLRNPWGWVLWKGRWCADSKEWSTISTADKENLLKQTIQESEFWISFEDFKKCYSKLEMCNLTPDTLRGDERNSWSVAVNEGRWVRGSSAGGCRNFPDTYWTNPQYRMLLYEEDDDPEDGKRACTVVVALMQKGRRKERSKGASLYTIGFSIYEVPKEMHGCQQHLGKEFFLYTKSTAKCQSYINLREITERFRLPPGEYVVIPTTFKPHNEGEFILRVFSEKRSTSEEVEEEIGSDEIQPIVFVSDRAKANKEIEHSGIPGEKKKKKPERTEEETEEDKTFRAIYRQIAGEDMQICASELKVVMKRVLEKHNQIKTEGFSLETCRSMIALMDTDGTGKLNLQEFKHLWNKIKQWQLIFRMYDKDKSCTISSFEMRNAVNDAGFHLNKQLYDILAMRYADERNNIDFDSFICCFVRLEGMFRAFHAFDKDGDGLIKLNVLEWLQLTMYS; this is encoded by the exons ATGCAAATGGCAGAGCCACGAGTGGATccggagggagaagggaggctTCCAGAAAGGACTATGGTCATAGAGGTGGTTGAAGAGAGAACCAACCTGGAGACGGAGGCACTAGTTGGGCCTGAAGGGAAACTGGACTATCCTCCTGTGGGGTCCAACTCAATTTACGCTGCCATCCTCAGCAGGAACGAGACCGTCAAAGATGCCAAGCGGCTGAAGACTTTTCTGGAACTGCGGGACAAGTATGTGCACAAGAAAGTGCTGTTTGAAGACCCCCTGTTCCCTGCAGACGACTCTTCTCTGTATTACAGTTGTAAAAGCCCCATGAAGTTTGAATGGAAGCGTCCAACG GAAATCTGTGGAAATCCCCACTTCATCATAGATGGAGCCAACAGATCAGATATCTGTCAAGGAGAATTAG GGGACTGCTGGCTCCTGGCTGCCATCGCGTGTCTGACTCTGAACGAGAAGCTGCTGTACAGGGTCATCCCTCCGGACCAGAGCTTCACTGAGAACTATGCCGGCATCTTCCACTTCCAG TTCTGGCGCTACGGCGAATGGATTGACGTCATCATTGACGACCGCATCCCCACCTTCAACGACAAGCTGGTGTTCACCAAATCCTTCCGGAAGAATGAATACTGGAGCGCTCTCCTGGAGAAAGCGTACGCCAA ATTGCACGGCTCCTACGAGGCTCTGAAAGGTGGCAACACGCTGGAGGCCATGGAGGACTTCACGGGGGGCGTGACCGAGTACTTTGACCTGTTGGAGGCCCCCAAGGACCTGTACTCTATCATGAAGAAGGCCCTGGAGAGGGGCTCACTCATGGGCTGCTCCATAGAC GTGATGGGACAAGGCCAGATGGAAAGCCGCACTTCTCAAGGACTAGTGCAAGGGCATGCCTACTCTGTTATAGGTCTGGCAGAG TGTGATGAAAAGGGAACCGACTCCCAGATCCGTCTCGTTCGGTTGCGTAACCCCTGGGGCTGGGTGCTCTGGAAGGGACGGTGGTGTGCAGA TTCCAAAGAGTGGTCCACCATATCCACTGCTGACAAAGAAAATCTACTGAAGCAGACCATACAGGAAAGTGAGTTCTG GATATCCTTTGAGGACTTCAAGAAGTGCTACTCCAAGCTGGAGATGTGTAACCTCACCCCCGACACCCTGCGTGGCGACGAGAGGAACAGCTGGAGCGTGGCGGTGAACGAGGGCCGCTGGGTGAGAGGCAGCTCCGCGGGGGGCTGCAGGAACTTCCCAG ACACATACTGGACCAACCCCCAGTACCGCATGCTGCTGtacgaggaggacgacgacccCGAGGACGGGAAGAGGGCGTGCACGGTGGTGGTGGCTCTGATGCAGAAGGGCCGCCGAAAGGAGCGCAGCAAGGGGGCAAGCCTCTACACCATCGGCTTCTCCATCTACGAG GTGCCAAAGGAG ATGCATGGCTGCCAACAACATCTGGGAAAAGAATTCTTCCTCTACACCAAGTCCACGGCCAAGTGCCAGTCCTACATCAACCTGCGGGAGATCACCGAGCGCTTCCGCCTGCCCCCCGGGGAGTACGTGGTCATCCCCACGACCTTTAAACCCCACAATGAGGGGGAGTTCATCCTCAGAGTGTTCTCTGAGAAGAGGAGCACCTCTGA GGAGGTCGAAGAGGAGATTGGATCTGATGAAATACAG CCCATCGTGTTTGTGTCAGACCGAGCGAAGGCCAACAAGGAGATTGAGCACAGCGGCATTccgggggagaagaagaagaagaag CCTGAACGAACCGAGGAGGAGACTGAGGAGGACAAAACCTTCAGGGCCATTTACAGACAGATCGCTGGTGAG gaCATGCAAATCTGTGCCAGTGAGCTCAAAGTTGTCATGAAGAGGGTGCTGGAAAAAC ACAACCAGATAAAGACGGAGGGCTTCAGCCTGGAGACGTGTCGGAGCATGATCGCCCTGATGGAC ACTGATGGCACTGGAAAGCTGAATCTACAAGAATTCAAACACTTGTGGAATAAAATCAAACAGTGGCAG CTCATCTTCAGAATGTACGACAAAGACAAATCCTGCACCATCAGTAGCTTCGAAATGAGGAACGCTGTGAATGATGCCG GTTTCCACCTCAATAAGCAGTTGTACGACATATTAGCCATGCGCTATGCAGACGAACGCAACAACATTGACTTTGACAGCTTCATCTGCTGTTTTGTGAGGCTAGAAGGAATGTTCA GGGCCTTCCATGCGTTTGACAAAGACGGAGATGGTTTGATCAAGCTCAACGTCCTAGAG TGGCTTCAGCTGACCATGTATTCATAG
- the capn3b gene encoding calpain-3b isoform X1 — protein sequence MQMAEPRVDPEGEGRLPERTMVIEVVEERTNLETEALVGPEGKLDYPPVGSNSIYAAILSRNETVKDAKRLKTFLELRDKYVHKKVLFEDPLFPADDSSLYYSCKSPMKFEWKRPTEICGNPHFIIDGANRSDICQGELGDCWLLAAIACLTLNEKLLYRVIPPDQSFTENYAGIFHFQFWRYGEWIDVIIDDRIPTFNDKLVFTKSFRKNEYWSALLEKAYAKLHGSYEALKGGNTLEAMEDFTGGVTEYFDLLEAPKDLYSIMKKALERGSLMGCSIDVMGQGQMESRTSQGLVQGHAYSVIGLAECDEKGTDSQIRLVRLRNPWGWVLWKGRWCADSKEWSTISTADKENLLKQTIQESEFWISFEDFKKCYSKLEMCNLTPDTLRGDERNSWSVAVNEGRWVRGSSAGGCRNFPDTYWTNPQYRMLLYEEDDDPEDGKRACTVVVALMQKGRRKERSKGASLYTIGFSIYEVPKEMHGCQQHLGKEFFLYTKSTAKCQSYINLREITERFRLPPGEYVVIPTTFKPHNEGEFILRVFSEKRSTSEEVEEEIGSDEIQPGKKQIEKPIVFVSDRAKANKEIEHSGIPGEKKKKKQPERTEEETEEDKTFRAIYRQIAGEDMQICASELKVVMKRVLEKHNQIKTEGFSLETCRSMIALMDTDGTGKLNLQEFKHLWNKIKQWQLIFRMYDKDKSCTISSFEMRNAVNDAGFHLNKQLYDILAMRYADERNNIDFDSFICCFVRLEGMFRAFHAFDKDGDGLIKLNVLEWLQLTMYS from the exons ATGCAAATGGCAGAGCCACGAGTGGATccggagggagaagggaggctTCCAGAAAGGACTATGGTCATAGAGGTGGTTGAAGAGAGAACCAACCTGGAGACGGAGGCACTAGTTGGGCCTGAAGGGAAACTGGACTATCCTCCTGTGGGGTCCAACTCAATTTACGCTGCCATCCTCAGCAGGAACGAGACCGTCAAAGATGCCAAGCGGCTGAAGACTTTTCTGGAACTGCGGGACAAGTATGTGCACAAGAAAGTGCTGTTTGAAGACCCCCTGTTCCCTGCAGACGACTCTTCTCTGTATTACAGTTGTAAAAGCCCCATGAAGTTTGAATGGAAGCGTCCAACG GAAATCTGTGGAAATCCCCACTTCATCATAGATGGAGCCAACAGATCAGATATCTGTCAAGGAGAATTAG GGGACTGCTGGCTCCTGGCTGCCATCGCGTGTCTGACTCTGAACGAGAAGCTGCTGTACAGGGTCATCCCTCCGGACCAGAGCTTCACTGAGAACTATGCCGGCATCTTCCACTTCCAG TTCTGGCGCTACGGCGAATGGATTGACGTCATCATTGACGACCGCATCCCCACCTTCAACGACAAGCTGGTGTTCACCAAATCCTTCCGGAAGAATGAATACTGGAGCGCTCTCCTGGAGAAAGCGTACGCCAA ATTGCACGGCTCCTACGAGGCTCTGAAAGGTGGCAACACGCTGGAGGCCATGGAGGACTTCACGGGGGGCGTGACCGAGTACTTTGACCTGTTGGAGGCCCCCAAGGACCTGTACTCTATCATGAAGAAGGCCCTGGAGAGGGGCTCACTCATGGGCTGCTCCATAGAC GTGATGGGACAAGGCCAGATGGAAAGCCGCACTTCTCAAGGACTAGTGCAAGGGCATGCCTACTCTGTTATAGGTCTGGCAGAG TGTGATGAAAAGGGAACCGACTCCCAGATCCGTCTCGTTCGGTTGCGTAACCCCTGGGGCTGGGTGCTCTGGAAGGGACGGTGGTGTGCAGA TTCCAAAGAGTGGTCCACCATATCCACTGCTGACAAAGAAAATCTACTGAAGCAGACCATACAGGAAAGTGAGTTCTG GATATCCTTTGAGGACTTCAAGAAGTGCTACTCCAAGCTGGAGATGTGTAACCTCACCCCCGACACCCTGCGTGGCGACGAGAGGAACAGCTGGAGCGTGGCGGTGAACGAGGGCCGCTGGGTGAGAGGCAGCTCCGCGGGGGGCTGCAGGAACTTCCCAG ACACATACTGGACCAACCCCCAGTACCGCATGCTGCTGtacgaggaggacgacgacccCGAGGACGGGAAGAGGGCGTGCACGGTGGTGGTGGCTCTGATGCAGAAGGGCCGCCGAAAGGAGCGCAGCAAGGGGGCAAGCCTCTACACCATCGGCTTCTCCATCTACGAG GTGCCAAAGGAG ATGCATGGCTGCCAACAACATCTGGGAAAAGAATTCTTCCTCTACACCAAGTCCACGGCCAAGTGCCAGTCCTACATCAACCTGCGGGAGATCACCGAGCGCTTCCGCCTGCCCCCCGGGGAGTACGTGGTCATCCCCACGACCTTTAAACCCCACAATGAGGGGGAGTTCATCCTCAGAGTGTTCTCTGAGAAGAGGAGCACCTCTGA GGAGGTCGAAGAGGAGATTGGATCTGATGAAATACAG CCAGGGAAGAAACAGATAGAAAAG CCCATCGTGTTTGTGTCAGACCGAGCGAAGGCCAACAAGGAGATTGAGCACAGCGGCATTccgggggagaagaagaagaagaag CAGCCTGAACGAACCGAGGAGGAGACTGAGGAGGACAAAACCTTCAGGGCCATTTACAGACAGATCGCTGGTGAG gaCATGCAAATCTGTGCCAGTGAGCTCAAAGTTGTCATGAAGAGGGTGCTGGAAAAAC ACAACCAGATAAAGACGGAGGGCTTCAGCCTGGAGACGTGTCGGAGCATGATCGCCCTGATGGAC ACTGATGGCACTGGAAAGCTGAATCTACAAGAATTCAAACACTTGTGGAATAAAATCAAACAGTGGCAG CTCATCTTCAGAATGTACGACAAAGACAAATCCTGCACCATCAGTAGCTTCGAAATGAGGAACGCTGTGAATGATGCCG GTTTCCACCTCAATAAGCAGTTGTACGACATATTAGCCATGCGCTATGCAGACGAACGCAACAACATTGACTTTGACAGCTTCATCTGCTGTTTTGTGAGGCTAGAAGGAATGTTCA GGGCCTTCCATGCGTTTGACAAAGACGGAGATGGTTTGATCAAGCTCAACGTCCTAGAG TGGCTTCAGCTGACCATGTATTCATAG
- the capn3b gene encoding calpain-3b isoform X2, whose amino-acid sequence MQMAEPRVDPEGEGRLPERTMVIEVVEERTNLETEALVGPEGKLDYPPVGSNSIYAAILSRNETVKDAKRLKTFLELRDKYVHKKVLFEDPLFPADDSSLYYSCKSPMKFEWKRPTEICGNPHFIIDGANRSDICQGELGDCWLLAAIACLTLNEKLLYRVIPPDQSFTENYAGIFHFQFWRYGEWIDVIIDDRIPTFNDKLVFTKSFRKNEYWSALLEKAYAKLHGSYEALKGGNTLEAMEDFTGGVTEYFDLLEAPKDLYSIMKKALERGSLMGCSIDVMGQGQMESRTSQGLVQGHAYSVIGLAECDEKGTDSQIRLVRLRNPWGWVLWKGRWCADSKEWSTISTADKENLLKQTIQESEFWISFEDFKKCYSKLEMCNLTPDTLRGDERNSWSVAVNEGRWVRGSSAGGCRNFPDTYWTNPQYRMLLYEEDDDPEDGKRACTVVVALMQKGRRKERSKGASLYTIGFSIYEVPKEMHGCQQHLGKEFFLYTKSTAKCQSYINLREITERFRLPPGEYVVIPTTFKPHNEGEFILRVFSEKRSTSEEVEEEIGSDEIQPGKKQIEKPIVFVSDRAKANKEIEHSGIPGEKKKKKPERTEEETEEDKTFRAIYRQIAGEDMQICASELKVVMKRVLEKHNQIKTEGFSLETCRSMIALMDTDGTGKLNLQEFKHLWNKIKQWQLIFRMYDKDKSCTISSFEMRNAVNDAGFHLNKQLYDILAMRYADERNNIDFDSFICCFVRLEGMFRAFHAFDKDGDGLIKLNVLEWLQLTMYS is encoded by the exons ATGCAAATGGCAGAGCCACGAGTGGATccggagggagaagggaggctTCCAGAAAGGACTATGGTCATAGAGGTGGTTGAAGAGAGAACCAACCTGGAGACGGAGGCACTAGTTGGGCCTGAAGGGAAACTGGACTATCCTCCTGTGGGGTCCAACTCAATTTACGCTGCCATCCTCAGCAGGAACGAGACCGTCAAAGATGCCAAGCGGCTGAAGACTTTTCTGGAACTGCGGGACAAGTATGTGCACAAGAAAGTGCTGTTTGAAGACCCCCTGTTCCCTGCAGACGACTCTTCTCTGTATTACAGTTGTAAAAGCCCCATGAAGTTTGAATGGAAGCGTCCAACG GAAATCTGTGGAAATCCCCACTTCATCATAGATGGAGCCAACAGATCAGATATCTGTCAAGGAGAATTAG GGGACTGCTGGCTCCTGGCTGCCATCGCGTGTCTGACTCTGAACGAGAAGCTGCTGTACAGGGTCATCCCTCCGGACCAGAGCTTCACTGAGAACTATGCCGGCATCTTCCACTTCCAG TTCTGGCGCTACGGCGAATGGATTGACGTCATCATTGACGACCGCATCCCCACCTTCAACGACAAGCTGGTGTTCACCAAATCCTTCCGGAAGAATGAATACTGGAGCGCTCTCCTGGAGAAAGCGTACGCCAA ATTGCACGGCTCCTACGAGGCTCTGAAAGGTGGCAACACGCTGGAGGCCATGGAGGACTTCACGGGGGGCGTGACCGAGTACTTTGACCTGTTGGAGGCCCCCAAGGACCTGTACTCTATCATGAAGAAGGCCCTGGAGAGGGGCTCACTCATGGGCTGCTCCATAGAC GTGATGGGACAAGGCCAGATGGAAAGCCGCACTTCTCAAGGACTAGTGCAAGGGCATGCCTACTCTGTTATAGGTCTGGCAGAG TGTGATGAAAAGGGAACCGACTCCCAGATCCGTCTCGTTCGGTTGCGTAACCCCTGGGGCTGGGTGCTCTGGAAGGGACGGTGGTGTGCAGA TTCCAAAGAGTGGTCCACCATATCCACTGCTGACAAAGAAAATCTACTGAAGCAGACCATACAGGAAAGTGAGTTCTG GATATCCTTTGAGGACTTCAAGAAGTGCTACTCCAAGCTGGAGATGTGTAACCTCACCCCCGACACCCTGCGTGGCGACGAGAGGAACAGCTGGAGCGTGGCGGTGAACGAGGGCCGCTGGGTGAGAGGCAGCTCCGCGGGGGGCTGCAGGAACTTCCCAG ACACATACTGGACCAACCCCCAGTACCGCATGCTGCTGtacgaggaggacgacgacccCGAGGACGGGAAGAGGGCGTGCACGGTGGTGGTGGCTCTGATGCAGAAGGGCCGCCGAAAGGAGCGCAGCAAGGGGGCAAGCCTCTACACCATCGGCTTCTCCATCTACGAG GTGCCAAAGGAG ATGCATGGCTGCCAACAACATCTGGGAAAAGAATTCTTCCTCTACACCAAGTCCACGGCCAAGTGCCAGTCCTACATCAACCTGCGGGAGATCACCGAGCGCTTCCGCCTGCCCCCCGGGGAGTACGTGGTCATCCCCACGACCTTTAAACCCCACAATGAGGGGGAGTTCATCCTCAGAGTGTTCTCTGAGAAGAGGAGCACCTCTGA GGAGGTCGAAGAGGAGATTGGATCTGATGAAATACAG CCAGGGAAGAAACAGATAGAAAAG CCCATCGTGTTTGTGTCAGACCGAGCGAAGGCCAACAAGGAGATTGAGCACAGCGGCATTccgggggagaagaagaagaagaag CCTGAACGAACCGAGGAGGAGACTGAGGAGGACAAAACCTTCAGGGCCATTTACAGACAGATCGCTGGTGAG gaCATGCAAATCTGTGCCAGTGAGCTCAAAGTTGTCATGAAGAGGGTGCTGGAAAAAC ACAACCAGATAAAGACGGAGGGCTTCAGCCTGGAGACGTGTCGGAGCATGATCGCCCTGATGGAC ACTGATGGCACTGGAAAGCTGAATCTACAAGAATTCAAACACTTGTGGAATAAAATCAAACAGTGGCAG CTCATCTTCAGAATGTACGACAAAGACAAATCCTGCACCATCAGTAGCTTCGAAATGAGGAACGCTGTGAATGATGCCG GTTTCCACCTCAATAAGCAGTTGTACGACATATTAGCCATGCGCTATGCAGACGAACGCAACAACATTGACTTTGACAGCTTCATCTGCTGTTTTGTGAGGCTAGAAGGAATGTTCA GGGCCTTCCATGCGTTTGACAAAGACGGAGATGGTTTGATCAAGCTCAACGTCCTAGAG TGGCTTCAGCTGACCATGTATTCATAG